GTGCGTCCCGGCGCCGAGCGGCACCTGCAGCTCGGCGTAGATCGGCAGCTGACCGCGCTCGGTCGGGTCCCCGATGTAGGCCTTGCAGAACCGTCGGGTGTGGTTCCACTCGTTGACCACCCGGTAGGCCCGGTCCGCCCAGTCCGGCGGCACCGTCGCATGTGGGCGGGCCCGCATCACCAGGATCTCGTCCTCCGGACCCTCCAGCGTGACCAGTACGGCGTGTCGCTCCCACATGGCCAGCAGGTTGCCGTCGCCGTCGGCCAGGTAACGCACGTCGAGCAGGTCGAGCGCGTCGCAGACCCGCCCGAGGGTGACCGGCGCGACCGTCGCCGGCATCTCGGTCCGCACCGCCCGGTCGACGGCCGGGGTGTCGTCCCCCGGCTGACGAGGGGCCGGCGCTCCGACCCGGACGGTGTCATCCACTGTGGTCCCGCTTCGAGTTTCCGGGTCGCCGCCGCCGGCGGGACCTGGGCGCCATGACCACCACGGCATCGCTCGCGCACCTCACTCCCCAGCGGATCCAGCCGCCTACGGTGCGTTGGATCCGAGGATGGACGGTACCCGGACAGCCGGGTTGAAGCATCCCCCCAACGGCTGCCCCAGCCCGGAAGAACGATCCGGGGTCATCCGTTCGGACGATCGGCGACGGGCGTCAGGGCGAGATCCGCGACCTTCCGCGACCACACTGCTCCGTACGGTCCCACCAGCCCGACCCAACGGCCGGCGGCCCGCACCTGGACGTCGCCGTCGCCGAGGAAGCCCATCCGGACCAGCCCCTGCACCAACCGCTGCGGCACCTCCACCGGGGCGTCCGGCGCGTCGTCGGGGGTGACCACCACCGCGACGTGGTCGAGCAGCGCGTCCCGCAGCACCCGCTGCCCCACCGCCCGGCCACCCACCCCGTGGGCCGCCGCCTCGCGCAGCGTGCCGGCCGCCGCGGCGGCGATCCGGCGTACCTGGTCCGCAGGAGCAACTCCACCGCCCGGCTGGCCACCGGCGGCAGCGGCCAGCGCCACTGGTCGTCCCGGCGCTGCGGCAGGGCGGCACCACCGGCCGCCAGCTCGGCCAGCAGGTCGGCCGCGACGACGGTCACGTCACCGGGTGCCGCCCCGGTCACCGTCCGGACCACGAGCACGCCCCACGGCAGCCGCGCCCAAAGGGCCGTACGACCCGTTCCCGGCACCGGCCGGAGCCGGACCACGGTGGCCGGGTCGAGCCGGACCAGCCGGGCCAGGAAGGCTCCCGCGTCGGCCACGCCGTCCAGCCCGTGCCCGGCGGGCCCACTCACGAGCCGCCGCCGGCGGGGGCGTAACGGAGCAGGAAGGTGCGCTCCTCCGGGCTGATCCGGCGGGGCCGCTGCGCCGCCAGGTCGAACGGGACCAGCACCGAGCGGGCCCGGCTGGCCAGCACCTCACCGTCGTACAACTCGTAGGCGACGGTGAACGAGGCGGCCCGGACGTCCTCGATCCACAGCTCGATGCGGACGGTCGGGGCCGCCTCCGCGCTGGCCCGGCCGAGGGCGTAGTCGACCGGGCGCAGGTAGTCGACCTCGTGCCGGCGGATGACCACTCCGTCGGCGAACGAGCCCACCCCCCACGCCCGGCCCCCGGCGAACATCAGCGCCACCCGCGCCTCCTCGTAGAGGGTGAGGAAGCGCGAGTTGTTGACGTGGCCGTACGCGTCCAGGTCGGACCAGCGCAGCGTGCAGTGGTAGACGAACCGGTCAGTCACGGGTGAGCTTGCGGTAGGTCACCCGGTGCGGGCGGGCCGCCTCGGCGCCGAGCCGGTCGATCTTGTTCTTCTCGTACGCCTCGAAGTTGCCCTCGAACCAGAACCACTTCGACGGGTCCTCGTCGTCGCCCTCCCAGGCCAGGATGTGCGTGGCGACCCGGTCCAGGAACATCCGGTCGTGGGAGATGACCACGGCGCAGCCGGGGAACTCCAGCAGCGCGTTCTCCAGGCTGGAGAGGGTCTCCACGTCCAGGTCGTTGGTCGGCTCGTCGAGCAGGATGACGTTGCCGCCGATCTTGAGGGTCAGCGCCAGGTTGAGCCGGTTCCGCTCGCCACCGGAGAGCACCTTGGTCGGCTTCTGCTGGTCCGGCCCCTTGAACCCGAACGCCGCGATGTACGCCCGGGACGGCATCTCGACCTTGCCGACCATCAGGTAGTCCAGGCCGTCGGAGACGACCTCCCAGACCGTCTTGTCGCCGGCCAGACCCTGCCGGTTCTGGTCGACGTACGACAGGGAGACCGTCGGGCCGACCTTGACCTCGCCACCGGTCGGCTGCTCCAGCCCGACGATGGTCTTGAACAGGGTGGTCTTGCCGACGCCGTTCGGACCGATGATGCCGACGATGCCGTTGCGCGGCAGCGAGAAGGAGAGGTTGTCGATCAGCAGCCGGTCGCCGAAGCCCTTGCTCAGGTTGTGCGCCTCGATGACGGTGCTGCCCAGGCGCGGGCCCGGCGGGATCTGGATCTCCTCGAAGTCCAGCTTCCGGGTCTTCTCCGCCTCGTTGGCCATCTCGTCGTAGCGGTCGAGGCGGGCCTTGGACTTGGTCTGCCGGGCCTTGGCGTTGGAGCGGACCCACTCCAGTTCCTCAGTGAGCCGCTTCTTCATCTTGGCGTCGCGGCGACCCTCCACGGCGAGCCGGGCGGCCTTCTTCTCCAGGTAGGTGGAGTAGTTGCCCTCGTACGGGTAGGCCCGGCCGCGGTCCAGCTCGAGGATCCAGTTGGCCACGTTGTCCAGGAAGTACCGGTCGTGGGTGATCGCCATGACGGTGCCGGCGTACTTCGCCAGGTGCTGCTCCAGCCAGGAGACGCTCTCCGCGTCCAGGTGGTTGGTGGGCTCGTCGAGCAGCAGCAGGTCGGGCGCCTCGAGCAGCAGCTTGCAGAGCGCGACCCGGCGCCGCTCACCACCGGAGAGCTGGGTGACGTCGGCGTCCGGCGGCGGGCAGCGCAGCGCGTCCATGGCCAGTTCGAGCTTGGAGTCGATGTCCCAGGCGTCGAGGTGGTCCAGCTCCTCCTGGAGCTTGCCCATCTCCTCCATCAGCTCGTCGGAGTAGTCGGTCGCCATCTGCTCGGCGATCTTGTTGAACCGCTCCAGCTTGGCCTTGGTCTCGGCGACCGCCTCCTCGACGTTGCCGAGGACGGTCTTGGCGTCGTTGAGCGCGGGCTCCTGGGCGAGCATGCCGACGGTGTAGCCGGGCATGAGCCGGGCCTCGCCGTTGCTCGGCCGGTCCCACCCTGCCATGATCTTGAGGAGGCTGGACTTACCGGCGCCGTTCGGGCCGACCACACCGATCTTGGCCCCCGGCAGGAAGTTCAGCGTCACGTTGTCGAGCACGACCTTGTCGCCGTGCGCCTTGCGCGCCTTTTCCAGGACGTAGATGAACTGGGCCACGGTGCGGGCTACCTCCGTCGGTTGCGATCGCGAGCTGGTGCGGCGCGGCGCGGGCGGCGACTTCCGCCCGCCGCCGCCGGCCGGGAGCCGGCCGCGCGCACGCCGCCGTCAATCCTGACAGGTACGGCCCGCTCCGCCCACATCACCCCGCCCCAGCAGTACGCCCGGCGCGTCTCCTTGTCGAAGGGGTGATGTCGACAAGATCACGCCGAGGGTTCAGCAACCGTGGGACGGGTAGGTGAGTCCGGCACGGGGGATCAGACGCCGCAGCTACGCTCAGTACGCTCATCGCGGTGGACCCGTCAGTACCCGGAGGTGGCCGATCGTGACCGTCCGTAGCTCCTTTGTCGTAGTGGCGAACCGACTGCCGGTCGACGAGGTGAGCACACCCGAGGGGCGACAGTGGCGGCGCAGCCCCGGCGGGCTGGTCACCGCGCTGCACCCGGTGCTCGCCGAGCACCAGGGGACCTGGGTCGGCTGGGCCGGCGGCACCGGTGCCGCACCCGAACCGTTCGACCTGGAGGGGATCCGGCTGCACCCGGTGCCGTTGAGCGCCGAGGAGCTGGAGCGCTACTACGAGGGCCAGTCCAACGCGACGATCTGGCCGCTCTACCACGACGCGGTGGAGACCCCGGCGTACAAGCGCCGCTGGCGCGAGGCGTACCGGCTGGTCAACGCCCGGTTCGCGGAGGCCGCGGCGGAGGTCGCGGCCGAGGGCGCGACGGTCTGGGTGCAGGACTACCAGCTCCAGCTGGTCCCGGCGATGCTGCGCGAGCTGCGGCCGGACCTGAAGATCGGGTTCTTCCTGCACATCCCGTTCCCGCCGATCGAGCTGTTCATGCAGATGCCGTTCCGGACCGAGATCCTGCGCGGTCTGCTCGGTGCCGACCTCATCGGTTTCCAGCAGCGGCTGGCCGCGCAGAACTTCGTCCGGCTGGCCCGGCACCTGCTCGGGCTCCGCTACGAGGGCCAGATGATCCAGGTCGACGGGCGGCAGGTGAAGGCGGGCGCCTTCCCCATCTCGATCGACACCCGGGAGATGGAGCGGCTGGCCGAGGACCCGGCGATCCAGGCCCGCGCGAAGCAGATCCGCGAGGAGCTGGGCAACCCGAAGACGATCATCCTGGGCGTGGACCGGCTGGACTACACGAAGGGGATCGAGCTCCGCCTCAAGGCTTTCCGCGAACTTCTGTCTGACGGAAAGTTGACAGTTCCGGATGCGGTTATGGTGCAGGTAGCCACGCCCAGCCGCGAGCGGGTGGAGCACTACCAGGCACTTCGGGTCAAGGTGGAACGCGAGGTTGGTCGGATTAATGGTGAATTCGGCCGGGTCGGCGTGCCTGCCGTGCATTATCTGCATCAGTCGTACAGTCGCTCCGAACTGGCTGCGATGTACGTCGCGGCCGACGTGATGATGGTGACCCCGCTGCGAGACGGAATGAATCTGGTGGCCAAGGAGTACGTCGCATCGCGCGCCGACCAGGGCGGCGCGCTCGTGCTCAGTGAATTCGCCGGCGCCGCCACCGAGCTGCGCCAGGCCTTCCTCTGCAACCCGCACGACCCCGACGCGGTCAAGGACGCGCTGCTGCGCGCCGTGCACGTCGAAAAACCGGAGGCCCGCCGTCGGATGCGGGTGATGCAGCGACACCTGCGCACCCACGACGTGGGCCACTGGGCCAAGTCCTTCCTGACCGAACTCGGTGTGCCCGATACGGAGGTTGCGTGAACTCCCCCACCACCCAAGCCGCTGTGATGGACCCGGAGCTGCGTGCCGCCATCGGCCGCATCGCCCGGGTCCCGCAGCTCCTGGTGGCCTGCGACTACGACGGCACCCTCGCGCCGATCGTCGAGGACCCGAGCAAGGCCGTACCGCTGCCCGAGTCGGTGGCCGCGATCCGCGCGCTGGCCTCGCTGCCGCAGACCAGCGTCGCGGTGGTCTCCGGCCGCGCGCTGCGCGACCTGGCGACGCTCTCCCGGCTGCCCAGCGAGGTCCACCTGGTCGGCAGCCACGGCTCCGAGTTCGACATCGGCTTCGTCGAGCGGCTCACCCCCGAGCTGATCGCGGTCCGGACCCGGCTGCGCGAGGCGCTGCGCGAGATCGCGGCGGCCCACCCCGGCGTACGCCTGGAGCGCAAGCCGGCCAGCGTCGCCGTGCACACCCGCGGGCTCGACCCGCAGGTCGCCGCCGCCGCCATCGACGCGGTCCGCAGCGGCCCCGCCACCTGGGACGGCGTGACCGTCACCCAGGGCAAGGAGGTGATCGAGCTGTCGGTGGTGGCCACCCACAAGGGCACCGCCGTCGACCAGCTCCGCACCCAGCTCGCCGCGAGCGCGGTGCTCTTCATCGGCGACGACGTCACCGACGAGAACGCCTTCGGCAACCTGCACGGCCCGGACGTCGGCATCAAGATCGGTCCGGGTGAGACCCGTGCCGACTACCGGGTCGCCGAGCCGATCGAGGCGGCCCGGGCGCTCGGCCTGCTGCTGGAGACCCGGCGGCACTGGCTCTTCGGCGAGCGGGCCGTCCCCATCGAGCGCCACTCGATGCTGGCCAACGGCCGTACGGTCGCGTTGCTGACCCCGGAGGCGAAGGTCACCTGGCTCTGCCACCCCAAGCCGGACTCGGCGGCGATCTTCGCCGACCTGGTCGGCGGCAGCCCCGCCGGGCACTTCAGCGTCGCCCCCGAGCGCGGCGGCATCCCGCTCGGCCAGCGCTACCGCAACGGCACCATGACCGTGGAGACCCGCTGGTCGGGGCTGACGGTCACCGACTGGCTGGACCTGCCGGCCCGGGAGACCACCCCGGACGGCCCGGCCGTCACCGGCGACTCGACGATGGTCCGGGTGCTCGACGGCCGCGGCAAGGTCCGCATCGAGTTCGCCCCCCGCCCGGAGTTCGGTCAGGTCCAGGTGCAGCTCCAGCCGCTGGACGACGGCCTGCTGGTGCTCGGCTCCAACGAGCCCGTCGCCCTCTACTCCCCCGGGGTGGAGTGGCAGGTCACCAACGACGGCGGGTACGAGACGGCGAAGGCCGTGGTGGACCTGTCGGCCGCCGGTGGTCAGGTGGTGCTGGAGCTGCGCTTCGGCACCCAGAGCCTGGAACACCACCGGGTGCCGGTGCACGAGCGGCAGGCCGCCGCCGAGCAGCCCTGGAAGGACTGGGTGGCCTCGCTGCGGCTGCCCACCACCGCCCGGGACCTGGTCGCCCGCAGCGCACTCACCCTGCGCGGGCTCTGCCACGAGGCGACCGGCTCCATCCTGGCCGCGGCGACCACCTCGCTCCCGGAGGAGCTGGGCGGCGTCCGGAACTGGGACTACCGCTACTGCTGGCTGCGGGACGCCGCGATGACCGCCCGCGCGCTGGTCGACCTCGGTTCCACCGAGGAGGCCGAGGCCCTGCTGCGCTGGGTCGACGGCTGCATCGAGCGCACCGGCGGGCACCCGGAGCGGCTGCACCCGCTCTACACCGTCGACGGGTACGAACTCGGCGCCGAGGCGGTCATCGACACCCTGCCCGGCTACGCCGGCTCCCGGCCGGTACGGGTCGGGAACCTCGCCAACCACCAGCTCCAGCTCGACGTCTTCGGCCCGATCGCCGACCTGATCGCGGCCGTGGCCGACGCCCGGGGCTCGGTCCGCGAGGACGAGTGGCGGGTGCTGGAGAACATGGTCGAGGCGGTCCGCCGCCGCTGGCACGAGCCCGACCACGGCATCTGGGAGGCCCGCCTCCCACCCCGGCACCACATCTTCTCCAAGGTGATGTGCTGGATGACCGTCGACCGGGCGCTGCACGTGGTGCGGCAGCACGACGGCCAGGACCGGCCGGAGTGGGTGGAGCTGCGCGACCGGATCGGCGCGAACGTCCTCGAACACGGCTGGCACGACGACGCCGAGGCGTACAGCGTCGCGTACGGGCACGAGGACATGGACGCCTCCTCGCTCTGGATCGGCCTGTCGGGGCTGCTCCCGGGCGACGACCCGCGCTTCCTCTCCACCGTGCTCAAGATCGAGGCGGACCTGCGCAGCGGCCCGGTCGTCTACCGCTACCACTGGGACGACGGCCTGCCCGGCCGCGAGGGCGGTTTCCACATCTGCACGGCGTGGCTGATCGAGGCGTACCTGCGCACCGGACGGCGGACCGACGCGGAGGAACTGTTCGCGCAGATGGTCCTCACGGCGGGCCCGACCGGGCTGCTCCCCGAGCAGTACGACCCCCTCGCCGAGCGCGGGCTGGGCAACCACCCGCAGGCGTACAGCCACCTCGGCCTGATCCGCTGCGCCCTGCTGCTGGACAACATGCTCAAGCAGTGACCTGACCAGCGACCCGACGGCGGTGGAGGACCTGGATCCTCCACCGCCGTCGCCGTCCACGATGCCCGCCAAGGGCGACGGGAAGGGGTTCCGCGCTCGGGCTACGCCCGGCACCCGACGCATGCCCGCGCGGGGGCGTGACTCAGGTGGGCGGCTGGCCGTCGACGAGGGCGTCGACCACATCGCCGATGACGACGATGGCGGGTGGGCGGAGCGCGGCGGCCTCGGTGTCGGCGGCCACCGCGCCCAGGGTCGAGCGGAGCATCCGCTGGCTGGCCGTGGTGCCCTCCTGGATCACCGCGACCGGAGTGTCCGCCGGCTTCCCGTGCGCCACGAGGGTGGCGCTGATCGCCGCGAGGTTCTTCAGGCCCATCAGGACCACCAGGGTGCCGCGCAGCCCGGCGAGGGACTCCCAGCGGACCAGCGAGGCGGGCGAGTCCGGCGCGACGTGGCCGGAGACCACGGTGAACTCGTGCGCCACCGCCCGGTGGGTGACCGGCACGCCGGCCACCGCGGGCACCGCGACCGCGCTGGTCACCCCGGGCACCACGGTCACCGGCACGCCGGCCGCCGCGCAGGCCAGCAGCTCCTCACCACCGCGGCCGAAGACGTACGGGTCGCCGCCCTTGAGCCGCACCACGACCTTCCCGGCCAGCGCCCGGTCGACCAGGATCCGGTTGATCTCCTCCTGGGTGCGGGACGGCCCGTACGGGATCTTGGAGGCGTCCACCAGCTCGACGTCGGGACGCAGCTCGTCCAGGAGCAGCCCGGGAACCAGCCGGTCGGCGACCACGACCTCCGCCTCGGTGAGCAGCCGCCAGCCCTTCACGGTGATCAGCTCCGGGTCCCCCGGCCCCGCCCCCACCAGCGCCACCCGCCCCAGCCCGGTGTTAACAGGGGGCCCCTGCTCTACCTGAGGCGTTAACAGGGGGCCCGTGCTTGCACCCAGGAGGGTGCGGATGGCGTCGCGGACGGTGATGGCGCGGTGCGGGTCGCCGCCGCCGAGCACCGCCACGGTGACCGGGCCGTGCCGGGTGACGGCCGGCGTCCACGCGGTGGCCGCCGTGCGGTCGTCGGCGCGGACGCAGAAGATCCGGCGCTCGGTCGCGGCGGCGCTGACGGACGCGGCGGCGGCCCGGTCGTCCACGGCCACCTGGACCAGCCACGCGCCGTCCAGGTCGGCGGGGGCGAACCGGCGCGGCTCCCAGTGCAGCCGGCCGGCGTCGACGTGCGCCCGCAGCGCCGGGTCAGCTCCGGCGACACCAGCAGGACGTCCGCGCCGGAGTCGAGCAGGGCCGGCACCCGGCGGGTGGCGACGGCACCGCCACCCACCACGACCACCCGCCGGCCGGCGAGCCGCAGGCCGAGCGGGTAGGGGTTGGGTCCGGTGCTCACTTCTCGGCCACCCCGGCCGAGTCGAAGGTGGCCACCTCGTGCAGCACCCGGACCGCGCCGGTGACGACCGGCAGCGCGAGCAGCGCGCCGGTCCCCTCGCCGAGGCGCAGACCCAGGTCGATCAGCGGGTCGAGGCCCAGGTGGCGCAGCGCCGCGGTGGCGCCGGGCTCGGCGGAGCGGTGCCCGGCGATCATCGCGCCGACCGCGTCCGGGGCGAGGGCCGCGGCGGCGAGCGCCGCGCTGACCGCGATCACGCCGTCGAGCAGCACCGGGACCCGCCGGCGGCGGCGCCCAGGATCAGCCCGGCCAGCGCGGCGTGCTCCAGGCCGCCGACCGCGGCCAGCACCCCAGCGGATCGCGCGGGTCGGGCGCGTGCCGGTCCAGCGCGGCCCGCACCACCGCCACCTTCCGGGTGTACGTCTCGTCGTCCACCCCGGTGCCCCGGCCGGTCGCCTCGGCCGGGTCGACGCCGGTGAAGGCGGCGATCAGCACGGCCGCCGGGGTGGTGTTGCCGATGCCCATGTCCCCGGTCAGCAGGATGCCCGCGCCCGCGTCGACCAGCTCACCGGCGACCCGGATGCCGGTCTCCACGGCGGCCCGCGCCTCGTCGCGGGTGAGCGCGGCGCCGACGCTCAGGTCCCGGTGCCGGGCCGGACGTTCGCCCGGACCAGCCGCGTGCGCCCGCGCCACCGACCGCGTCGGCCGGGTCGAGCGGCAGCGGGGTGGCCACGCCGACGTCGACCACGGTCACCGAGGGCGCCGGCCTGCCGGGCGAACGCGTTGACGACCGCGCCGCCGGCCAGGAAGTTCCCGATCATCTGGGCGGTGACCTCCTGCGGCCACGGAGTCACCCGCTGGGCGTGCACCCCGTGGTCACCGGCGAAGATCGCCAACGCGGCCGGCTCGGGCAGCGGCGGCGGGCAGGTCCCGGCCAGGCCGGCGAGGCGTACGGAGAGGGGTTCGAGGGCGCCGAGCGAACCGGCGGGCTTGGTCAGCCGGCCCTGGAGGTCGCGGGCGGCCGCCATCGCCGCCTCGTCCAGCGGGCCGATCGCCGCGACGGTGGACTCCAACATCATGCCTCCAGGACCTCTGCCAGTACCTCGGTGAACGCGTCGCTGGTCGCCGGGTCGCGCACCGCGATCCGCAGCCAGTCCGGGCCGAGCCCGGGGAAGGTGTCGCCCCGGCGGACCGCCCAGCCCCGCTCGCGCAGCCGTTCGCGTACCCGGTCGGCGCCGGGCCGGTGGATCAGCACGAAGGCGCTGGCCGGCTGGCCCGCGACGCGTACCCCGGGCAGGCCGGACAGGCGGGCGACCAGGTGGTCGCGGTCGGCGGCGAGCCCGGCGGCGATCTCGCGCTCGGCCGCGACGGCGGCCGGGCCCGCGCAGGCGGTGGCGGCGGCGAGCGCCGGGGTGGAGACCGCCCAGAGCGGCTGGGCCAGGGCGAACCGGGCCAGCAGCTCCGCCTCGCCGAGCAGGTAGCCGATCCGCAGGCCGGCCAGGCCCCAGGTCTTGGTCAGGCTGCGCACCACGACCAGGCCGGGCAGGTCGCGGCGGGCGGCCAGGGACTCCGGCTCGCCGTCGACGCCGGGCGCCCGGGTGGTGTCGGCGAACGCCTCGTCGACCACCAGCACCCGGCCGGGCCGGGCCAGCGCGGCCAGCGCGGCCGCCGGGTGCAGCACCGAGGTGGGGTTGGTGGGGTTGCCGATCATCACCAGGTCGGCGTCGGCGGGCACCCGGGCCGGGTCGAGGCGGAAGCCGTCGGCCGGCTCCAGCAGCACCCGCTCGACCCGGTGCCCGGCGGCCCGCAGGGCGGCCTCCGGCTCGGTGAACTGCGGGTGCACCACCACCGGGCGGCGGGCCCCGCGCAGCGCCCGGGCGATCAGCACGAAGCCCTCGGCGGCACCGGCGGTGAGCAGTACCTCTTCCGGGGGACGGCCGTGCCGGGCGGCGACCGCGGCCCGGGCCGGCCCGGGGTCCGGATAGGCGGCCAGCTCGCCCAGGGCGGCGATCACCGGATCCGCCAGCCAGTCGGGCATCGGGGCCCGCCGGACGTTGACCGCGAGGTCGACCAGGCCGGGGTGGCCTCGGCGTCGCCGTGGTGGCCGAGGTCGGGCTCGGGCCGGTCCGCCGCGCTCCCGGCGGCCTCACGCGGCGCGGCGGCCTCCCGGGCGCGGTTTCCCCGGGCACGGCGGGGGCGGTCCGTCCCCGGCGGGGCCCGGGGTCCCGGTCAGCTCAGCGCGCATGTCCGCGATCCTGCCGGGAAGCCGCCGTGCGGGACAGCGGATCCCGGCGTGGGCCGCGTCACCACCCCACCACCCGCTCGCCCGTTTATGAATTCTTCTCATTTCCGAATCGGAAATGTCATAGCTTGACCCTGTGAGCAATCGACCCCTTGCCTCCGCTGGTCG
The Micromonospora sp. R77 DNA segment above includes these coding regions:
- a CDS encoding YbjN domain-containing protein is translated as MPWWSWRPGPAGGGDPETRSGTTVDDTVRVGAPAPRQPGDDTPAVDRAVRTEMPATVAPVTLGRVCDALDLLDVRYLADGDGNLLAMWERHAVLVTLEGPEDEILVMRARPHATVPPDWADRAYRVVNEWNHTRRFCKAYIGDPTERGQLPIYAELQVPLGAGTHDALLVEMLDCGAAVATTFVDWLHDEGALL
- a CDS encoding thioesterase family protein yields the protein MTDRFVYHCTLRWSDLDAYGHVNNSRFLTLYEEARVALMFAGGRAWGVGSFADGVVIRRHEVDYLRPVDYALGRASAEAAPTVRIELWIEDVRAASFTVAYELYDGEVLASRARSVLVPFDLAAQRPRRISPEERTFLLRYAPAGGGS
- the ettA gene encoding energy-dependent translational throttle protein EttA, with the translated sequence MAQFIYVLEKARKAHGDKVVLDNVTLNFLPGAKIGVVGPNGAGKSSLLKIMAGWDRPSNGEARLMPGYTVGMLAQEPALNDAKTVLGNVEEAVAETKAKLERFNKIAEQMATDYSDELMEEMGKLQEELDHLDAWDIDSKLELAMDALRCPPPDADVTQLSGGERRRVALCKLLLEAPDLLLLDEPTNHLDAESVSWLEQHLAKYAGTVMAITHDRYFLDNVANWILELDRGRAYPYEGNYSTYLEKKAARLAVEGRRDAKMKKRLTEELEWVRSNAKARQTKSKARLDRYDEMANEAEKTRKLDFEEIQIPPGPRLGSTVIEAHNLSKGFGDRLLIDNLSFSLPRNGIVGIIGPNGVGKTTLFKTIVGLEQPTGGEVKVGPTVSLSYVDQNRQGLAGDKTVWEVVSDGLDYLMVGKVEMPSRAYIAAFGFKGPDQQKPTKVLSGGERNRLNLALTLKIGGNVILLDEPTNDLDVETLSSLENALLEFPGCAVVISHDRMFLDRVATHILAWEGDDEDPSKWFWFEGNFEAYEKNKIDRLGAEAARPHRVTYRKLTRD
- a CDS encoding trehalose-6-phosphate synthase, which codes for MTVRSSFVVVANRLPVDEVSTPEGRQWRRSPGGLVTALHPVLAEHQGTWVGWAGGTGAAPEPFDLEGIRLHPVPLSAEELERYYEGQSNATIWPLYHDAVETPAYKRRWREAYRLVNARFAEAAAEVAAEGATVWVQDYQLQLVPAMLRELRPDLKIGFFLHIPFPPIELFMQMPFRTEILRGLLGADLIGFQQRLAAQNFVRLARHLLGLRYEGQMIQVDGRQVKAGAFPISIDTREMERLAEDPAIQARAKQIREELGNPKTIILGVDRLDYTKGIELRLKAFRELLSDGKLTVPDAVMVQVATPSRERVEHYQALRVKVEREVGRINGEFGRVGVPAVHYLHQSYSRSELAAMYVAADVMMVTPLRDGMNLVAKEYVASRADQGGALVLSEFAGAATELRQAFLCNPHDPDAVKDALLRAVHVEKPEARRRMRVMQRHLRTHDVGHWAKSFLTELGVPDTEVA
- the otsB gene encoding trehalose-phosphatase — its product is MDPELRAAIGRIARVPQLLVACDYDGTLAPIVEDPSKAVPLPESVAAIRALASLPQTSVAVVSGRALRDLATLSRLPSEVHLVGSHGSEFDIGFVERLTPELIAVRTRLREALREIAAAHPGVRLERKPASVAVHTRGLDPQVAAAAIDAVRSGPATWDGVTVTQGKEVIELSVVATHKGTAVDQLRTQLAASAVLFIGDDVTDENAFGNLHGPDVGIKIGPGETRADYRVAEPIEAARALGLLLETRRHWLFGERAVPIERHSMLANGRTVALLTPEAKVTWLCHPKPDSAAIFADLVGGSPAGHFSVAPERGGIPLGQRYRNGTMTVETRWSGLTVTDWLDLPARETTPDGPAVTGDSTMVRVLDGRGKVRIEFAPRPEFGQVQVQLQPLDDGLLVLGSNEPVALYSPGVEWQVTNDGGYETAKAVVDLSAAGGQVVLELRFGTQSLEHHRVPVHERQAAAEQPWKDWVASLRLPTTARDLVARSALTLRGLCHEATGSILAAATTSLPEELGGVRNWDYRYCWLRDAAMTARALVDLGSTEEAEALLRWVDGCIERTGGHPERLHPLYTVDGYELGAEAVIDTLPGYAGSRPVRVGNLANHQLQLDVFGPIADLIAAVADARGSVREDEWRVLENMVEAVRRRWHEPDHGIWEARLPPRHHIFSKVMCWMTVDRALHVVRQHDGQDRPEWVELRDRIGANVLEHGWHDDAEAYSVAYGHEDMDASSLWIGLSGLLPGDDPRFLSTVLKIEADLRSGPVVYRYHWDDGLPGREGGFHICTAWLIEAYLRTGRRTDAEELFAQMVLTAGPTGLLPEQYDPLAERGLGNHPQAYSHLGLIRCALLLDNMLKQ